Within Bacillota bacterium, the genomic segment CGGCAACACCTGCTGCGAAGGAAGCCGGACGGTCGTCGCCCGCCCGCGGCGGGCGCGCGCCTCAGGATGCTCCCGTATCGGCGCCGCCGGAAAGGCCCCGACCCTCCCCCTCCCCGGGCGCCATGCCCGCCAGCCGCCGCCGTTCCGCGGCGGGCAGGCTCCCCCACGAGCGGGCGAGCCAGCTCACCCCCGCCAGGAAGGCGTGCGCCTCGTCCGCGCGGGGGTCGACGCGGCGGAGCAGCTCGCGGAAGGCGGGCGAGTGGTCGAGGTGGAAGACGTGCGCCAGCTCGTGCGCGACGACCGACTCCAGCACCCAGGAAGGCATCCTGAGCAGGATGGCGTTGAGGCGGACGGTCCGGGTGGCGGCGCTGTAGCTCCCCCAGCGGGCGGACTGGGTGGTGACGAAGAGGACCTGGCGGACGGCCGGCGGCTCGGGGAAGCGGGCGGCGACGCGCCGAGCCAGCGCGAGCGCGTCGGTCTGGCCGTTGATCCGGCGTGCCTCGACGCGGCGAAGCAGCTTCCTCGCGAGATCGCGGACGACGGGCTCGAGCACGTCGTCGGGGACGGCCGCGGGCGCGCTGACGCGGAGCTCCGAGCCGGCCAGGCGCGCGTTGACGTTCTTGACCGCCTTCCTCTGGATCACGACGTGGAGCCGCGTTCCGTCGACGTCGAGCGTGAGTTCGCGGGAGCGGGGGGTTCCCGGCTTCATGGCCGCCTCCTTCGTCGCCGTCGCCGGTCCCCGGGGGGTCCGCCCCCCGGGGACCCGCGCCCTCGGGAGCGCGCCGGCGGTCCCGGACAAGGTTGCTTCACGTGCAACCGGCTCGTCCATTGTAGCGAGGA encodes:
- a CDS encoding DUF45 domain-containing protein codes for the protein MKPGTPRSRELTLDVDGTRLHVVIQRKAVKNVNARLAGSELRVSAPAAVPDDVLEPVVRDLARKLLRRVEARRINGQTDALALARRVAARFPEPPAVRQVLFVTTQSARWGSYSAATRTVRLNAILLRMPSWVLESVVAHELAHVFHLDHSPAFRELLRRVDPRADEAHAFLAGVSWLARSWGSLPAAERRRLAGMAPGEGEGRGLSGGADTGAS